A stretch of the Halorussus lipolyticus genome encodes the following:
- a CDS encoding DUF5786 family protein, whose protein sequence is MGFGSYDESEQKDQDSDFDEEDAVNVHANSHEGEVSFDSEASQDELLDQLNEIKNGGEEDEE, encoded by the coding sequence ATGGGTTTTGGTAGCTACGACGAGTCCGAGCAAAAGGACCAAGACAGCGATTTCGACGAGGAGGACGCCGTCAACGTACACGCAAACTCTCACGAGGGCGAAGTTTCGTTCGACTCGGAGGCCTCGCAGGACGAACTCCTCGACCAGTTGAACGAAATCAAGAACGGCGGCGAAGAAGACGAGGAGTAA
- a CDS encoding uracil-DNA glycosylase family protein, whose translation MKNVTDRTSNPFGMSPPCRHECESGVRAVFGYGDANADFHVVGDHPGVHGGRETGVPFTGSAAGERLQPVLNEVGLLGDAYSDEPRSANVFFSYRHMCCLPEDRAPTDREYADLEPFFDAELRAIAAHVLVPVGERATRYVLGTYAAREALLDAVDGDPMADLHADHLPGRGFLVVPVRDPSDWEEGDGERLASSLADLLASDYRQTADLGRFLAEHDTYEVR comes from the coding sequence GTGAAGAACGTCACGGACAGAACCAGCAACCCCTTCGGAATGTCGCCGCCCTGCCGACACGAGTGCGAGTCCGGAGTTCGCGCCGTCTTCGGCTACGGCGACGCCAACGCCGACTTCCACGTGGTCGGCGACCATCCGGGCGTCCACGGCGGCCGAGAGACCGGCGTGCCCTTCACCGGGAGCGCGGCGGGCGAGCGCCTGCAACCGGTTTTGAACGAGGTCGGCCTCCTCGGGGACGCCTACAGCGACGAACCGAGGAGCGCGAACGTCTTCTTCAGCTATCGCCACATGTGCTGTCTGCCCGAGGACCGCGCGCCGACCGACCGGGAGTACGCCGACTTGGAACCGTTCTTCGACGCGGAACTCCGGGCCATCGCGGCCCACGTCCTCGTGCCGGTCGGCGAGCGCGCGACTCGCTACGTCCTCGGGACCTACGCCGCCCGCGAGGCCCTCCTCGACGCCGTGGACGGCGACCCGATGGCGGACCTCCACGCCGACCACCTGCCGGGCCGGGGCTTTCTGGTCGTGCCGGTCCGCGACCCGAGCGACTGGGAGGAGGGCGACGGCGAGCGACTGGCCTCCTCGCTCGCGGACCTGCTGGCGTCGGACTACCGCCAGACCGCCGACCTCGGGCGGTTCTTGGCGGAACACGACACTTACGAAGTTCGGTAG
- a CDS encoding GerW family sporulation protein, translating to MSVRQIESIVERLQHSATVRSVFGDPIERGDRTVVPVARVAFGFGGGYGSGGKAESEQTGQGGGGGGGATATPVGALEITDEGTRFVRFEERRRSLGVLVVGVVAGLLLGRRFGRS from the coding sequence GTGAGCGTCAGACAAATCGAATCAATCGTAGAGCGACTCCAGCACAGCGCGACGGTCCGGTCGGTGTTCGGCGACCCGATAGAGCGCGGCGACCGAACCGTCGTCCCGGTGGCCCGCGTGGCCTTCGGATTCGGCGGCGGATACGGAAGCGGCGGCAAAGCGGAGAGCGAACAGACCGGCCAAGGCGGCGGAGGAGGTGGCGGCGCGACTGCCACCCCGGTCGGCGCGCTCGAAATCACCGACGAGGGCACGCGCTTTGTCCGGTTCGAGGAGCGCCGCCGGTCGCTCGGGGTACTGGTCGTCGGGGTGGTCGCGGGACTGCTACTCGGACGGCGGTTCGGACGGTCGTAG